Within the Trueperaceae bacterium genome, the region GCGCGGGCGCACCGCGTCACCGAGGCCGACATCGAGCGCACGCTGTCCGGCTGAGGCGAAGACCCAGGGCCCTGGCCGGCTGAGGCTGGGACCGAGCGCACGCTGGTCGGCCGAGCCTGGGACCGAGCGCAAGCTGGCCGGCTGAGGAGCGCTTGCTCCGGCCCGTCCCGACTCGGCTTCGGTCGACTCCTCCAGCGACCTGCGGGCTGGGTCGTGCGCCGGCTGCAGGGTCGGCGCGGCGCCCGGAGCACGGGACGGGGCCGGCCCTGTGCTAGGATCCTCGGGTTGCAAGGAGGCCCTACGTGGCTCAGGAAGGTTACGACAAGCTGCTCGCGCTGACCGACTCCCGCTACCGGCTGTCGATCATCGTGGCGAAGCGCGCCGCGCAGCTCAAGTTCGGCGTGCCCACGGTCCTCGAGCCGGACGACGTCCCGAAGAACGAGAACACCGTGTCCCTCGCCATGAAGGAGCTCACCATCTCCGACGAGATCAGGTGGTCCGACGACGACTCGCTGCCCTCGCTCGACGACGTGCGCCGCACCGTCGAGCCGGTGAGGGTGGAGACGCCGCAGACGTTCTCGAGCCCGTTCGACGACGACGAGGACTGAGCGTCCTTCCCGAGAGGCGGCGCCCGGGGCCGAGGCTCCGGGCGCTTCGTTCGGGCTCGCGGTCGCGTCGCGCCGGCCGGCTTGCGGCCGCCCCTCGCTGACCCCTCGCCTCATAGGGACCGCCGGAACGACGACTCGTCGCCGGAGGCCGGCGCCGTGTGGCCGTACCGAGGGCGCGTGGTGCAAGGAGAACGGGCACCGCCCGATGAGGCTTCACGCTGATATACTGCATAAACATGCCGAGCAAGGAGTACAGGCAGCGCCTGATCGCTGAGCTCGTCGAGAACGAGTTCCTCTCCACCCAGGCGCAGATCGCCGAGAGGCTCGCCGAGCGCGGCATAAGGGTCACGCAGGCCACGGTCAGCCGCGACGTCACCGAGCTGCGGCTCGTGCGCGTGCCCGCGGGCAAGGGCCAGCACCGCTACCGCGTCACGCCGCTCACCGGGCAGGAGGACGTGGAGGGCGAGCTGAGGCAGCGCTTCAAGCTGTTCGTGCGCGACCTCGACCGCGGCGAGAACGTCATCGCCGTCAAGACCGACGAGGGGCACGCCTCGGGGGTCGCCTACGTGATCGACAAGCTCGAGCGCGACGACATCGTCGGCACGCTGGCGGGACAGGACACGATCCTCGTCGTCGCCCGCTCCGCCGCGGCCGCCCAGGCGCTCCTCGACGAGTTCGAGCGCCTCCTGGAGTAGCCGGGCGGGGGGTCGCGTCGGGCCCTCGCGGCGCCCGCTCACGGCTTCCGGGACCGTCTCCGAGCCCGTGCTAGCCTCTGTGGCGACCCAAGTGGAGGCGAGCATGTTCCCAGGCCACACCCACGCACACGACGAGACCCCGGCGCCACCGCGAGCGACGCGGCCCGGCGCGCGCTTCCTCGCCCCGTTCGTCGCCGCGCTCGCCCTGCTCGGTGCCGCCTTCGCGCAGCCACCCACGGTCCTGGTCCACCAGTTCGACAGCCAGGACCTCCTGCTCGGCGCCGCGCTGGCGTCCGAGGTGGCGGACGCGCTCGAGGAGAGCGCGGTCGTGATCGGGCCGGAGGTGGCGCCCACGGCGGTGCCGCCCGTTGTCGTCGAGGGCGGCTTCATCAACCCGGTGCGGGTCATAGAGCCCACCGTGATGTTCGGCCCCGCCGGCGCCGACCTGCTGCAGGGCTCCACGGGCGTGGACGTAGCTGTCACCGGTTACGTCGAGGAGCGAGACGAGCGCCTGAGCCTGTTCGTCGCCGTCGCGCAGGACGGCCGCCTGCGCACCGGCGAGCTGACGGCCGACCCCGAGCACCCCGAGCGCCTGGTGCAGCTCGCGGCCGCGTTCGTCGGGGGCGTGCTGGACGAGCTCGACCCCGACGGCGCGCCGCACTACGCGCGCTCCGCCTCGCCCCCTACTCTCACCGGCGGTTTCGAGGGCCCTTACGGGGACTACGTCCGCGCGATCGCGCTCGCCGGGGCCGCCATGCAGGACGAGGCGCTGGCCTCCCTGCGCGAGGCCGCGGGCGCCGAGGGCGTGCCCGAGCGCGCCGCGCGCGTCCTGGACGACCTCGAGGCCGTCATCGAGGCGAGCGGCGAGCCGCCCGCCGACGCCACGTCGGCCGCCCGCCGCGCCCTGTTCTCGATGCAGCGGGCGACGCCGGACATCGCGCTCTCGCGCGCCGCCTTCGCCACGATGGCCGAGGCCACGGGGCTGCCCTCGGCCAGCGCCTGGGAGGCGGCGCTCGCCGCCAGCGTGAACGACCGCGCCGGCGCCGAGGAGGCCTACGACCGCGCCGCCTACGACTACGGCGTGGTGGCGCGCCACTCCTTCCTGCTCTCCCGCGGCGAGGAGGGCGACCCGGCGGCCGTCGCCGCGCTCGTCGCCGACCCCGAGGGCTCCAGCAGCGCGGCGCTGCTGGCGGCTGCGCTCGCCGCCGAGTTCGCCGGCGACGTGGACGGCCAGGTGGCGGCGCTGCAGGCGCTGAACCGCTCGTCGCCGTTCCTCGCCTACCCGCTGGAGGCGCTCTCGTACGTCTACTTCGACAGGGGCGACGGTCGCGCGGCCGCCGAGGCGCTGGCCGTCGCGGTCGAGCTCCAGCCCGAGTCCGACCTGTACTGGACGAACCTCGGCTGGGCCTACTACCTGGTCGGCCAGCTCGAGCTCTCGGAGGAGGCGTCGCTGCGCGCGCTCGAGCTCGACGGCACCCAGTCGGTGGCGGCCTACAACCTCGGTCTCGTGCGCGTCGTCACCGGCAGGCTGGGCGAGGCGATGGCCCCCTACCAGCAGGCGCTGCGCTTCGACCCCGAGGTGAACGACGAGGCGATCCAGGACCTGCAGAACGCTCTCGCGCTCTACCCCGACGAGCCCGGCGTCGACTACGCCCTCGGGCTCCTGCTCGAGGCCGACGGCCGTCGCCAGGAGGCGCGCGACGCCTACAGGCGCTTCCTCGAGCGCGCCGGGGAGGGCCAGGCCGACCTCGTCGCCGACGCCGAGGCCCGCCTGGTGGAGCTGGACAAGCCGCTGCCGCCCATGGAGATCGCCGGCGGGGCGCGGCTCACCCTGGGGGCGCAGGGCCCCGAGGCGACGCCGTTCCACCCCGGCGACGAGGTCCACCCGACCTTCGAGCTCAGCACGCCCGGCGACGAGCTGCCCACGCGCGTGCAGGTCCGGGCCGAGCTGCGTCGCCAGGGCGAGGAGGGCGACCCGCTGGTCGCCAGCGAGGCCGCGGTCGAGGTGCCGCCGGGCGCGGTCGGCTTCGTGGTCGACGGCGTGGCGCTGGCGCTGCCGCAGGACCTCGCCGAGGGGACGTACCAGATCGAGGTGTCGGCCGTGGGCGGGGAGGGCCAGGTCGCGGAGACCAGCGTCGAGCTCGAGGTCGCGGGCGAGCCGCAGGCGCTGCGCCAGCTCATCGGCCGGAACCTCACGATGACCGACC harbors:
- a CDS encoding DNA-directed RNA polymerase subunit omega, producing the protein MAQEGYDKLLALTDSRYRLSIIVAKRAAQLKFGVPTVLEPDDVPKNENTVSLAMKELTISDEIRWSDDDSLPSLDDVRRTVEPVRVETPQTFSSPFDDDED
- the argR gene encoding arginine repressor, giving the protein MPSKEYRQRLIAELVENEFLSTQAQIAERLAERGIRVTQATVSRDVTELRLVRVPAGKGQHRYRVTPLTGQEDVEGELRQRFKLFVRDLDRGENVIAVKTDEGHASGVAYVIDKLERDDIVGTLAGQDTILVVARSAAAAQALLDEFERLLE
- a CDS encoding tetratricopeptide repeat protein: MFPGHTHAHDETPAPPRATRPGARFLAPFVAALALLGAAFAQPPTVLVHQFDSQDLLLGAALASEVADALEESAVVIGPEVAPTAVPPVVVEGGFINPVRVIEPTVMFGPAGADLLQGSTGVDVAVTGYVEERDERLSLFVAVAQDGRLRTGELTADPEHPERLVQLAAAFVGGVLDELDPDGAPHYARSASPPTLTGGFEGPYGDYVRAIALAGAAMQDEALASLREAAGAEGVPERAARVLDDLEAVIEASGEPPADATSAARRALFSMQRATPDIALSRAAFATMAEATGLPSASAWEAALAASVNDRAGAEEAYDRAAYDYGVVARHSFLLSRGEEGDPAAVAALVADPEGSSSAALLAAALAAEFAGDVDGQVAALQALNRSSPFLAYPLEALSYVYFDRGDGRAAAEALAVAVELQPESDLYWTNLGWAYYLVGQLELSEEASLRALELDGTQSVAAYNLGLVRVVTGRLGEAMAPYQQALRFDPEVNDEAIQDLQNALALYPDEPGVDYALGLLLEADGRRQEARDAYRRFLERAGEGQADLVADAEARLVELDKPLPPMEIAGGARLTLGAQGPEATPFHPGDEVHPTFELSTPGDELPTRVQVRAELRRQGEEGDPLVASEAAVEVPPGAVGFVVDGVALALPQDLAEGTYQIEVSAVGGEGQVAETSVELEVAGEPQALRQLIGRNLTMTDLRSGQPLYSVSDLSRAGQLVEVLVAELRYAADAAEEALPTVETGRFQGMSGGELFRSSTAEDVEAFLAYVLASGSRDARFAFVDAYAQWALDGAPETP